GCTCCACCAAGTCCAGGCTGAGCACCAGAAGGGGGCGAAACATTATTCAGACTGCTCATCAGGACGCACCAAAAAGGGACAAGTGAAGACTCTTCCCTATATTTGGTTCAGAGCGTTTCCCGAAGCTCGATCACCTTCGCGACGATCTCCAACACCCGCTCCCCGAATAGAAAGACAGCCGCCAGCAGGCCAGTAATCGAAGCCACAATTGGATGCTCCTTCGCCCAATCCCAGGTCTTGGCGAACGTAAGGCCCGAAGGCTGGTGTTGGAGGATTTCCAAAAGGAGCTTCCGGAATTCTTCCATTTGGCCTAATGTGAAATCCGCATTCCTATTCACTGGGAAGACGGTGACCAGAAAGCACTCAAAATCACCCTGAATTGGGTATCGCAGGACATCAATAATGACCGACAGGGAAGGGCCTCCCCTCGTGCGATACCGTTTATGGAGCTGGTAACTGGTCCTTTCCCCATTTATGGTCTCTAAGACGAGCTGTTCGTCCGATTTCAAGACCTCCTCATCTTCGGTCAGGTCTTTCCAGGACAGCTTTCCGATCAATTCTGGACTTGAGTAGCCTAGCAATTTCTCGAAGCTATTGTTTGCCCAAAGAATTTCCCCGTCAGGCTTCGTCGCGAGCATTGCTGCCGCTGTATTTCGAATCCATTCTTTGGCGAGGCCGTGAGTTTGTTTATCTAACCAGGACATATGATCTCGTTCGCTTCAAGTTGCTTACAAGATCTTTGCTGGGATAATTATTTGGTCGGGTCTTTCATATGCAGCTCTCGTAATATGTCAATCGAGTCTTGCATCGCGTCGATGACTTCCTTGCTACCCCGCTTTCGGGCCGGAACTTTCGCGATACCTTCATGGACGTAAATGAAGTCCATCGTCTTCGTCTCAGGATTCGGAGCCACATCCAGACGATAGCTGTGGAGCTGCTTTCTCGCCTTGAAAGTGAAATTCCATTGGGTGTGAGGAGGATCTTCCGTCTCGTATGTCTTCGACCCATCCAACGGACCGCCATAGACTTTGATAAATCTCTTTTCTTCTGATTCTTGTGGCATTTGTTTTCTCTCTGAGTCAGGGAATGGCGTCTTCTGGACTTTTTAATACGTCAAAAGTATCTTTTCCTTAATCGTTCATCTCTCAATTTTCGATTCTCATCTCTCCTCTGGAGATCGCCGCCAATCCGTTGAATCAGAGAGTCCCTGACGGGACTTGAAACAGGCCGGTGAATGCTGTTCCGTCTCCAATTAGTCTGGGGGCGTGTGATGGACTCCTGAAGTTCCGATGCCAAGCCCGCTTCTGCGGGCGGGCTTTGCTCGCTCTCGCCGAGCATTTTTTGGTCCGCCAGACCTTCGAGATAGGATTCTTCTTCAGGGCTCAGAATAGAGCCTCTCTGACTCTCAAGGAGTAACTTCTCCTCTTCATTTAGAATTGGACCGCCTCCTCCTGAACAGGATGAATCATCATCAAGACATTCGAACGTTAGTTCGAATTCGGGTTCGC
This genomic stretch from Rhodopirellula halodulae harbors:
- a CDS encoding PAS domain S-box protein; this translates as MSWLDKQTHGLAKEWIRNTAAAMLATKPDGEILWANNSFEKLLGYSSPELIGKLSWKDLTEDEEVLKSDEQLVLETINGERTSYQLHKRYRTRGGPSLSVIIDVLRYPIQGDFECFLVTVFPVNRNADFTLGQMEEFRKLLLEILQHQPSGLTFAKTWDWAKEHPIVASITGLLAAVFLFGERVLEIVAKVIELRETL